One window of the Chryseobacterium shigense genome contains the following:
- a CDS encoding aspartate-semialdehyde dehydrogenase → MKVAVVGSTGMVGQVMLKVLEERNFPVTELIPVASERSVGKKVKYKQEEFTIVSMKDAIAAKPDIAIFSAGGSTSLEFAPLFAEAGTTVIDNSSAWRMDPTKKLVVPEINANVLSKEDKIIANPNCSTIQLVMVLGPLNKKYDLKRVVVSTYQSVTGTGKAAVDQLNAEIKGDDSVAKVYPNQIFKNALPHCDVFADDDYTKEEIKLMKEPKKILGDDTFNLTATAVRVPVQGGHSESVNIEFENEFELDEVRKILSETPGVIVLDDVKNNIYPMPLYSEGKDEVFVGRIRRDLSQPRTLNLWIVADNLRKGAATNAVQIAEYLVANNLV, encoded by the coding sequence ATGAAAGTAGCTGTAGTAGGTTCAACAGGAATGGTTGGACAAGTTATGCTTAAAGTTTTGGAGGAGAGAAACTTCCCTGTAACAGAATTAATCCCGGTAGCATCCGAAAGATCTGTAGGCAAGAAGGTGAAGTATAAACAGGAAGAATTTACCATTGTAAGCATGAAAGACGCTATAGCTGCCAAACCGGATATCGCTATTTTCTCTGCCGGAGGATCCACCTCTCTTGAGTTCGCTCCCCTTTTTGCAGAAGCTGGCACCACAGTGATCGATAATTCTTCAGCATGGAGAATGGACCCTACCAAAAAACTGGTTGTTCCGGAGATCAATGCCAATGTTTTGAGCAAAGAAGACAAGATCATTGCCAATCCGAACTGCTCTACCATTCAGTTAGTAATGGTTCTGGGCCCGTTGAATAAAAAATATGATCTGAAAAGAGTGGTTGTTTCTACCTACCAGTCCGTAACAGGGACAGGAAAGGCAGCTGTAGACCAGCTCAATGCAGAAATCAAAGGCGATGATTCCGTTGCAAAAGTATATCCGAATCAGATCTTCAAAAATGCTTTGCCACACTGTGATGTTTTCGCAGATGACGATTATACAAAAGAAGAAATTAAATTAATGAAAGAACCTAAAAAAATCTTAGGTGACGATACATTTAATTTAACGGCAACAGCAGTGAGAGTTCCCGTTCAGGGAGGCCATTCTGAAAGCGTAAACATTGAATTTGAAAATGAATTTGAGCTGGACGAAGTAAGAAAAATCTTGTCTGAAACTCCGGGAGTCATTGTACTGGATGATGTTAAGAACAACATATATCCCATGCCGTTATACTCCGAAGGAAAAGATGAAGTTTTCGTCGGAAGGATAAGACGGGATCTTTCACAGCCCAGAACGCTCAACCTCTGGATCGTGGCAGACAATCTGCGAAAAGGAGCAGCAACAAACGCTGTACAGATTGCAGAATACCTTGTAGCAAACAACTTAGTGTAA
- a CDS encoding NAD(P)H-dependent oxidoreductase, with amino-acid sequence MNYLEALSRRYSVKKFNHEIIPQDVLHNILESGKLSASSLGLQPYKILVVESAVMKQKLIPAFYNPSQISTCSHLIVIISKKIIEESYIHGYFNHISEVRETPVENLDLFRKSINQHITQKTQEEIFNWAEKQSYIVLANMMYAAAIENIDSCPMEGFRQEMMEEILNINPETEKVTVTLALGYRSEEDHFQHMKKVRKPNEKLFKFI; translated from the coding sequence ATGAATTATTTGGAAGCTTTAAGCAGAAGATATTCTGTGAAAAAATTCAATCACGAGATTATCCCTCAGGATGTCCTCCACAACATTCTTGAGTCAGGAAAACTGTCTGCCAGCTCGCTTGGGCTTCAACCGTATAAAATTCTGGTTGTGGAAAGCGCGGTTATGAAGCAAAAATTAATTCCAGCCTTCTATAATCCGTCGCAGATTTCCACCTGTTCGCATCTTATTGTCATCATTTCAAAGAAGATTATTGAGGAAAGTTATATTCATGGCTACTTTAATCACATTTCCGAAGTTAGGGAAACACCTGTTGAAAACTTAGACCTGTTCCGGAAAAGTATTAATCAGCACATCACCCAAAAAACCCAGGAAGAAATCTTCAACTGGGCTGAAAAACAATCTTATATAGTACTGGCCAATATGATGTATGCCGCTGCTATCGAAAATATAGATTCATGTCCTATGGAAGGCTTCCGGCAGGAGATGATGGAAGAGATCCTCAATATCAATCCGGAAACAGAAAAAGTAACCGTTACACTCGCCCTGGGCTACCGCTCTGAGGAGGACCATTTCCAGCACATGAAAAAAGTAAGAAAACCAAACGAAAAATTGTTTAAATTTATTTAA
- a CDS encoding TonB-dependent receptor, whose product MKLINKSMLSAVITLSTASVYYAQQVQDTVQTKSNDIEQVVITGVADIAKDRKTPVAVSTIKEAKIVEKLGNQEFPEILNTTPSVYATKGGGGFGDASIRIRGFGNENIAVMVNGMPVNDMENGAVYWSNWAGMSEVTSAMQVQRGLGSSKLAISSVGGTINILTRAADKKRQGTVSLGLGNDGYLKTSFAYNTGKSAKGWSTSFLMSRTAGAMYIDGSDFEGYNYYFALGYQPNEKHDFQFTFTGAPQWHNQNFTNPISTYLQYGKDGEPNRRYNSNWGTLNGEQFTTNRNYYSKPVASINWDWKISEKSKLSTVGYASFGRGGGTGVLGSINGKTIFNLPKTADGQIRFDDIVRWNQGAVISDFTVGNTSNAPANTFPAGPGINRSNNGITMRSNVNSHDWYGLLSNFNHKINNEFNFSVGIDARYYYGYHPGIITNLLGANGYQERGDFNRPAGFIVNEAYNPVPSANPFVKAIKDKNQIANRNYDGQVLWYGAFGQVEYTKENFTAFIQGAVSNQGFKRIDNWIVDGVTVQNGETVYRKTDFKNILGYNVKGGANYNINANHNVFVNVGYQSKQPFFTAVYPSNKQPLNPNLTNEKIVGLELGYGFRSQAFRANVNLFRTSWADRFQRRTGLNIDPDNNPATNNSITNAYAEISGITQVHYGAELEASYSLNRLLDLEGMFSWGDYRYKGNASGTVFDDNNNPVVVQNGNNTATLALDKAKVGDAPQLTASLGATLKPVKGLRINADWRFVGNLYSNITVTDFMINMNTGELPPAAINGTLKLPDYNLLDVGANYTFDFGSRESLTIGANIYNLLDTTYISEGRSSIYADGTQPTYKGIDVRNQVYFGFGRTWSANITFRF is encoded by the coding sequence ATGAAATTAATCAACAAATCGATGCTATCTGCAGTGATTACCTTATCTACAGCCAGCGTCTATTATGCTCAACAGGTTCAGGATACAGTACAAACTAAATCCAACGACATTGAACAAGTTGTAATCACTGGTGTTGCCGATATCGCCAAAGATAGAAAAACACCGGTAGCAGTTTCAACAATTAAGGAAGCAAAAATTGTTGAGAAATTAGGAAATCAGGAATTCCCTGAGATCTTAAATACGACTCCGTCTGTTTATGCAACTAAAGGCGGTGGAGGTTTTGGAGATGCCTCAATTAGAATCAGAGGTTTCGGAAATGAAAATATTGCTGTAATGGTAAATGGTATGCCAGTGAACGATATGGAAAACGGAGCTGTTTACTGGTCAAACTGGGCAGGTATGTCTGAGGTAACATCTGCAATGCAGGTGCAAAGAGGTTTAGGCTCTTCAAAATTAGCAATTTCCTCTGTTGGAGGTACAATAAATATCTTAACAAGAGCAGCTGATAAAAAAAGACAAGGTACTGTTTCATTAGGTTTAGGTAATGATGGTTATTTAAAAACTTCATTTGCTTATAATACAGGAAAATCTGCAAAAGGATGGTCAACATCATTCCTAATGAGTAGAACTGCAGGGGCAATGTATATTGATGGTTCAGATTTTGAAGGATACAACTACTATTTTGCATTAGGATATCAGCCAAATGAGAAACATGATTTCCAGTTCACATTTACAGGAGCTCCTCAATGGCACAATCAAAACTTTACAAATCCTATTTCTACCTATTTACAATATGGCAAGGATGGAGAACCTAACAGAAGATATAACTCTAACTGGGGAACTCTAAACGGCGAGCAATTTACAACCAATAGAAATTATTATTCTAAACCGGTTGCGTCTATTAACTGGGACTGGAAAATTTCAGAAAAATCAAAACTATCAACAGTTGGGTATGCATCATTCGGTAGAGGTGGTGGTACCGGGGTACTAGGTTCAATAAACGGTAAAACGATCTTTAACTTACCTAAAACTGCAGATGGACAAATACGTTTTGATGACATTGTAAGATGGAATCAAGGTGCTGTAATTTCTGACTTTACAGTGGGTAATACATCAAATGCTCCTGCAAATACTTTCCCAGCTGGTCCTGGTATAAACAGAAGTAATAATGGTATTACTATGAGGTCAAACGTTAATTCACATGACTGGTATGGTTTACTATCAAACTTTAATCACAAAATAAACAATGAGTTCAATTTCTCTGTTGGAATTGATGCCCGTTATTACTATGGATACCATCCGGGAATTATAACGAACCTATTGGGCGCAAACGGATACCAGGAAAGAGGAGATTTTAACCGTCCTGCAGGTTTTATTGTAAATGAAGCTTATAATCCTGTTCCATCAGCAAATCCATTCGTAAAAGCAATTAAAGACAAAAATCAAATTGCTAACAGAAATTATGATGGACAAGTTTTATGGTACGGAGCTTTCGGACAGGTAGAATATACAAAAGAAAACTTTACTGCTTTCATTCAGGGAGCTGTATCTAATCAAGGATTTAAAAGAATTGACAACTGGATCGTAGATGGTGTAACTGTACAAAACGGCGAAACGGTTTATAGAAAAACTGACTTTAAAAACATCCTGGGATACAATGTTAAAGGTGGAGCTAACTATAACATCAATGCTAATCACAATGTATTTGTTAATGTTGGATACCAATCAAAACAGCCATTCTTCACAGCGGTTTATCCAAGTAACAAACAGCCTTTAAACCCTAACTTAACTAATGAAAAAATCGTTGGTTTAGAATTAGGTTACGGATTCAGATCACAAGCTTTCAGAGCAAATGTAAACCTTTTCAGAACTTCATGGGCGGATAGATTCCAGAGAAGAACCGGTCTTAACATTGATCCGGATAACAACCCGGCAACAAATAACTCAATTACGAACGCATACGCGGAAATATCCGGAATTACACAGGTGCATTACGGTGCAGAGCTTGAAGCATCCTATTCATTAAATAGATTATTGGATTTAGAAGGTATGTTCTCTTGGGGAGATTACAGATATAAAGGTAATGCTTCCGGTACCGTATTTGATGACAACAATAATCCTGTAGTTGTTCAAAATGGAAACAATACTGCTACATTGGCTTTAGATAAGGCAAAAGTAGGAGATGCTCCTCAGTTAACAGCTTCATTAGGTGCAACTTTAAAGCCGGTAAAAGGATTAAGAATCAATGCAGATTGGAGATTTGTAGGTAATCTATACAGTAACATCACTGTTACAGATTTCATGATCAATATGAATACAGGAGAACTTCCTCCAGCAGCAATCAATGGAACATTAAAGCTACCTGATTATAATTTACTTGACGTAGGTGCTAACTATACTTTCGATTTCGGATCCAGAGAGAGCCTAACAATCGGAGCAAATATCTACAACTTACTAGACACTACATATATTTCAGAAGGAAGATCTAGTATTTATGCAGATGGTACACAACCTACTTACAAAGGAATAGATGTACGTAACCAGGTGTACTTCGGATTTGGAAGAACTTGGTCTGCCAACATCACTTTCAGATTCTAA
- a CDS encoding T9SS type B sorting domain-containing protein: protein MKRKLLIYYLTILLCFSGQLFSQTYQLTGNPVNTTGWDLVSNAAVDTDFVRLTTDNGNLYGAIKLATPITLSYCDKWKVEFDFRIDGNGTTQFGRGDGFTFWYLANPPTGFVSGGGLGIPGNASGLMVGFDIFNNTTEGQMSKVHVLYGTNDTAGNNIEYNMTPGSTFHSPDLNPTQPFVGPNYKHVEVNGETDLTNPTNWIIKIKIDGILIADQSFAPSGAAIGMSQGYFGFSAATGGASARHSIKNVKVYVDKVPILNATVTPFVCTNPATGTGTVDLTSFNAQFVNNPGNYVFTYYVLGNSTPIANPTSFQYSGNTTIKVVIKDPSSTLCDNGDGVIQLNPTPFAATDATLTGCNNNNAGTATFDLTTAALTTVPGCTMEFYNTMAELNAGINQIPNPTAYASGAAVLFAKVTTPQGCVSVAKVTLSLNPVVTVTDASLRSCFLETNPSLGTFNLSNATVTTLTGATKKYYPSLTDAVNGTNEILNFLAYTAPSGVIYIKVFNAQGCYSIAKVTLTVLAPVLSGVLKDKIICIEDKTTLDAGPGFNGYEWSTGATTQSITNVAVGTYWVKLKTGDCITLQTVKVYASEQPVITNIDISGSTVTVFANGGTPPYQYSMDNIQWQASNIFSNVPRGETKIYVKDSYDCEPIQINITVPNLINVITPNGDGVNDAIDYSALSNKKNLEIGIFDRYGYKLFQADKSNRYMWDGTTAGSKKVPTGNYWYSITWNENNSKNTPIKFSGWIMVKNRE, encoded by the coding sequence ATGAAAAGAAAACTACTCATTTATTATTTAACCATCTTATTATGCTTTTCAGGACAGCTGTTTTCTCAAACCTATCAGCTTACAGGAAATCCTGTAAATACTACAGGATGGGATCTTGTCTCAAATGCGGCTGTTGATACCGATTTTGTAAGGCTAACTACAGATAACGGAAATCTATATGGTGCTATAAAACTAGCCACCCCAATCACATTAAGTTATTGTGATAAATGGAAGGTAGAATTTGACTTCAGAATTGACGGAAACGGAACAACACAGTTCGGAAGAGGAGACGGATTTACATTCTGGTACCTTGCCAATCCGCCCACAGGGTTTGTATCCGGAGGAGGGCTTGGAATTCCAGGAAATGCATCCGGGCTTATGGTAGGATTTGATATCTTCAACAATACAACAGAAGGCCAGATGAGTAAAGTGCATGTTCTTTACGGAACAAATGACACTGCCGGAAACAATATTGAATACAATATGACACCTGGCAGCACCTTTCACTCTCCAGACCTCAATCCGACCCAGCCGTTCGTAGGACCAAACTACAAACACGTAGAAGTAAACGGGGAAACAGATCTTACCAATCCTACGAACTGGATTATTAAAATAAAAATAGACGGTATCCTTATTGCAGACCAGTCATTTGCCCCCTCAGGAGCAGCCATCGGAATGTCTCAGGGATACTTTGGATTTTCAGCAGCCACAGGAGGCGCCAGTGCAAGACACTCTATCAAAAACGTAAAAGTTTATGTGGATAAAGTTCCAATCCTGAATGCTACAGTAACCCCTTTTGTATGTACCAACCCTGCAACCGGAACAGGAACCGTGGATCTGACTTCTTTTAATGCCCAGTTTGTGAATAATCCCGGAAACTATGTATTCACTTACTATGTTTTAGGAAACTCAACTCCGATTGCCAATCCTACCAGCTTCCAGTATTCAGGCAATACAACTATTAAAGTGGTCATCAAAGATCCAAGCTCCACGCTCTGCGACAACGGAGACGGAGTCATACAATTAAATCCCACACCTTTTGCAGCAACCGACGCTACACTTACTGGATGTAACAACAATAATGCAGGCACTGCAACTTTCGATCTTACTACAGCTGCTTTAACAACAGTACCGGGCTGCACTATGGAATTCTACAATACCATGGCTGAACTGAACGCAGGAATCAACCAGATCCCCAACCCTACAGCTTATGCATCAGGAGCCGCAGTATTATTTGCAAAAGTAACCACGCCTCAGGGGTGCGTAAGTGTAGCAAAAGTTACACTGAGTCTTAACCCGGTTGTTACAGTAACAGATGCGTCTTTAAGATCATGCTTCCTTGAAACCAATCCTTCTCTGGGAACATTTAACTTAAGCAATGCAACGGTAACAACCTTAACGGGAGCTACAAAAAAATATTACCCTTCTTTAACGGATGCCGTAAACGGCACTAATGAAATTTTAAATTTCTTAGCCTACACGGCCCCATCCGGAGTAATTTATATAAAAGTATTCAATGCGCAGGGCTGCTATTCAATTGCGAAAGTAACATTGACTGTGCTTGCCCCGGTTCTATCCGGCGTATTAAAGGATAAGATTATCTGTATTGAAGATAAAACCACACTGGATGCGGGACCTGGCTTTAATGGCTATGAATGGAGCACAGGTGCAACAACCCAATCTATCACCAACGTAGCCGTGGGAACTTATTGGGTCAAATTAAAAACCGGAGACTGCATCACATTACAGACTGTAAAAGTATATGCATCAGAACAACCTGTAATTACCAATATTGATATTTCAGGAAGTACGGTGACTGTATTTGCTAACGGAGGAACTCCTCCTTATCAATATTCCATGGATAATATACAATGGCAGGCCTCCAATATATTCTCCAACGTACCAAGAGGAGAAACCAAAATATATGTAAAAGACAGTTACGATTGCGAACCTATACAAATCAATATTACAGTTCCTAACCTTATTAACGTAATCACCCCAAACGGAGACGGAGTAAATGACGCCATTGATTATTCAGCACTTTCCAATAAAAAGAACCTGGAAATAGGGATATTCGACAGGTATGGATACAAGCTTTTCCAGGCCGATAAATCCAACAGATATATGTGGGACGGAACAACCGCCGGAAGCAAGAAAGTCCCTACAGGAAACTACTGGTACTCCATCACATGGAACGAAAACAACAGCAAGAATACGCCTATTAAATTCTCAGGCTGGATCATGGTGAAAAACAGAGAGTAA
- the nadB gene encoding L-aspartate oxidase encodes MIKADVLVIGSGISGLSYAIKVSEQLPDAKIIIVTKSDEDESNTKYAQGGLAVVTDFKNDNFEKHIEDTMRAGDGENKRDVVEMVVREAPTRFNEIVEWGANFDMKNGQFALGREGGHTENRIVHHKDITGFEIERALLATANSSPNIEILDHHYVIDIITQHHVPGKEVSEGDINCYGAYILDEKSKMIKKITSKITLVATGGAGHVYKNTTNPTIATGDGIAFVARAKGKVSNMQYYQFHPTALYSKINGMLFLISEAVRGDGAKLRTKKGEKFMHKYDAREELASRDIVARAIDNEMKISGDEYAGLDCRDMDHEKFLEHFPNIYKKCKEEGIDPFTQLIPIVPACHYLMGGIEVDRDGQSSILNLFAVGECTNSGLHGANRLASNSLLEGLVFGHNAAMKTVDLLNENNFNFDDLKAVPEWNEEGMKIMDEMVIVSYLRKQLQEMMSDLVGIVRSNKRLSMALQKHQEIADAVDEIYHYSILSPQLSELRNLTTVAHLIITQSMEMTENKGAFYNKDLA; translated from the coding sequence ATGATAAAAGCGGATGTATTAGTAATTGGTTCCGGCATCTCGGGACTTTCCTATGCCATTAAAGTTTCTGAACAACTCCCTGATGCCAAAATCATCATCGTAACAAAATCTGACGAAGACGAAAGCAATACCAAATATGCACAGGGCGGACTCGCCGTGGTCACCGATTTTAAAAACGACAATTTCGAAAAGCATATTGAAGATACCATGCGTGCCGGAGACGGGGAAAACAAACGCGATGTTGTAGAAATGGTGGTAAGGGAAGCTCCTACAAGATTCAATGAAATTGTAGAATGGGGCGCCAATTTCGATATGAAGAACGGACAATTCGCTTTGGGAAGAGAAGGCGGCCACACAGAAAACAGAATTGTCCACCATAAAGATATTACCGGATTCGAAATCGAACGAGCTCTTCTGGCAACAGCCAACAGCAGCCCGAACATTGAAATTCTGGATCATCACTACGTCATTGATATTATCACACAGCACCATGTTCCCGGAAAAGAAGTAAGCGAAGGTGATATCAACTGCTATGGGGCTTACATTCTCGATGAAAAATCAAAAATGATCAAAAAGATCACTTCAAAAATAACATTGGTAGCCACAGGCGGTGCGGGACATGTTTATAAAAACACCACCAATCCTACTATTGCAACCGGAGACGGAATTGCTTTTGTAGCCCGTGCTAAAGGTAAGGTTTCCAATATGCAGTATTACCAGTTTCACCCTACGGCACTGTACAGCAAAATTAACGGGATGCTTTTCCTGATTTCTGAAGCAGTCCGCGGAGATGGCGCCAAATTAAGAACCAAAAAAGGTGAAAAATTCATGCACAAATATGATGCCCGTGAAGAATTAGCCTCAAGGGACATCGTAGCAAGAGCCATTGATAATGAAATGAAAATCTCTGGTGATGAATATGCCGGTCTGGATTGCCGCGATATGGATCATGAAAAGTTCCTGGAACATTTCCCCAATATTTATAAAAAATGCAAAGAAGAAGGAATCGATCCTTTCACTCAGCTGATTCCTATAGTACCGGCCTGCCATTACCTTATGGGCGGGATTGAAGTTGACAGGGATGGTCAGTCTTCCATCCTGAATCTTTTTGCGGTGGGAGAATGTACCAATTCAGGATTGCACGGCGCCAACAGGCTTGCATCAAATTCTTTACTGGAAGGCTTGGTTTTCGGGCACAATGCCGCGATGAAAACAGTTGATCTTCTCAATGAAAATAATTTCAACTTTGATGATCTGAAAGCTGTTCCTGAATGGAATGAAGAAGGGATGAAAATCATGGATGAAATGGTTATCGTAAGTTATCTCAGAAAGCAGCTTCAGGAGATGATGAGCGATCTGGTAGGTATTGTACGAAGCAACAAGCGTTTGAGTATGGCTTTACAAAAACACCAGGAAATTGCAGATGCCGTTGATGAAATTTACCACTACTCTATCCTTTCTCCCCAATTATCTGAATTAAGGAATTTAACAACCGTTGCCCACCTCATCATTACCCAATCTATGGAAATGACGGAAAATAAAGGAGCATTTTATAATAAAGACTTAGCTTAA
- the nadC gene encoding carboxylating nicotinate-nucleotide diphosphorylase, whose amino-acid sequence MKRPAYATDKVLKTFIKNALEEDIQDGDHSTLSTIPKDLEQSAKLLVKQNCILAGVELAEIIFKTFDKNLKIEVFIKDGETAKIGDIAFIVTGSARSILSTERLVLNCMQRMSGIATLTHDWDSRLVGTKTKLLDTRKTTPNFRVCEKWAVAIGGGTNHRYGLYDMIMLKDNHIDYNGSITNAVKMAKDYVKTNKKKLKIEVETRNLEEVKEAIKVKVDRIMLDNMDVNMMKQAVEMINGSCESEASGGITRDMLKEIASTGVTYISAGALTHSAENIDLSLKAVK is encoded by the coding sequence ATGAAAAGACCAGCTTACGCTACAGATAAAGTATTAAAAACATTCATTAAAAATGCCCTGGAAGAGGATATTCAGGATGGGGACCACTCTACTCTTTCCACCATTCCGAAGGATCTTGAGCAAAGTGCCAAACTCCTGGTAAAGCAAAACTGTATCCTGGCAGGTGTTGAGCTGGCAGAAATTATTTTTAAAACTTTTGATAAAAATTTAAAAATAGAAGTCTTCATTAAAGATGGAGAAACTGCTAAGATTGGAGATATAGCTTTTATTGTAACCGGAAGCGCAAGATCAATTCTCTCAACGGAAAGACTTGTTTTGAACTGCATGCAGAGAATGAGCGGAATTGCAACACTTACCCACGACTGGGATTCCAGGCTGGTAGGAACCAAAACAAAACTTCTGGATACCCGAAAAACAACACCCAATTTCAGGGTTTGTGAAAAATGGGCTGTTGCCATAGGAGGCGGAACCAATCACAGGTATGGATTATATGATATGATCATGTTGAAAGACAATCATATTGACTATAACGGAAGCATTACCAATGCTGTTAAAATGGCAAAGGACTATGTTAAAACTAACAAAAAAAAGTTAAAAATCGAGGTCGAGACAAGAAACCTGGAAGAAGTTAAAGAAGCTATTAAGGTCAAAGTAGATAGAATCATGCTCGATAATATGGATGTGAATATGATGAAGCAGGCAGTAGAAATGATCAACGGGTCTTGTGAGTCTGAAGCATCTGGCGGAATTACCCGGGATATGTTAAAAGAAATTGCATCAACAGGGGTTACTTATATCTCCGCCGGAGCCCTTACCCACTCGGCTGAAAATATTGATCTGAGTCTCAAAGCCGTGAAATAG